One region of Culex pipiens pallens isolate TS chromosome 2, TS_CPP_V2, whole genome shotgun sequence genomic DNA includes:
- the LOC128092998 gene encoding caspase-1-like, whose product MNPTQLPEIDTVVADLKRKRSDDILPTSNGLKSTTYAMNGTKSGKVLIFNQVECAGESPRRGSDEDVKKLFETLPKLGFLQRDIKECKNYTKDQIYEEVSKLDDDKELYDADCLMVVILTHGRQGDALMASDQLYHLYDLIDQFTPLALPSMAGKPKIFIVQACRGDREDSGVNLYVVNNHGLSCTQEDNLGSQTHTFTYPEYADLLIMMSSHYDHVSYRSTVRGSWFIQHLCSVI is encoded by the exons ATGAACCCCACACAACTTCCGGAAATTGATACCGTAGTTGCTGATCTCAAAAGAAAAAGAAGTGATGACATTTTGCCCACTTCGAATGGACTGAAATCGACAACATACGCGATGAATGGGACAAAAAGTGGAAAGGTGCTTATATTTAATCAAGTTGAATGTGCCGGTGAATCTCCACGACGTGGCTCTGATGAAGATGtcaaaaaactatttgaaaCATTGCCAAAGCTGGGATTCCTACAGCGTGATATCAAAGAGTGTAAAAATTACACCAAGGATCAAATTTATGAGGAAGTGTCAAAGT TGGATGATGATAAAGAGCTTTACGATGCAGACTGTCTTATGGTTGTGATTTTAACTCACGGAAGACAAGGCGATGCTTTGATGGCAAGCGATCAGTTATATCATTTGTACGATCTCATCGACCAATTTACTCCATTGGCTCTTCCGTCAATGGCAGGAAAGCCTAAGATATTCATCGTACAGGCATGTCGTGGGGACAGGGAAGATTCGGGTGTCAACCTATATGTCGTAAACAATCATGGCTTAAGTTGTACACAAGAGGACAATTTGGGTTCACAAACGCACACATTTACCTATCCAGAGTATGCCGATTTGCTTATAATGATGAGTTCACATTATG ATCATGTCTCTTATAGATCCACTGTTCGAGGAAGCTGGTTCATTCAACATTTGTGCAGTGTTATTTAG